The following proteins are encoded in a genomic region of Pelodictyon phaeoclathratiforme BU-1:
- a CDS encoding metallophosphoesterase codes for MSLHNKKHPHLEHLLKKASSVSLDNSSKVLILSDLHMGNGGRRDEFRRNAELVKTMLGSYYLPEKYSLVLNGDVEELFKFSLESIVSEWGDFYDLFLKFGQNGFFWKTYGNHDAELLDEKEYRLASSMVESLKFHYGNETLLLFHGHQASVLLWETYPMVSRAIVLFIRYIAKPVGIRNFSTAYNSTRRFAIEKSIYEFSNQAKIVSIIGHTHRPLFESLSKVDFLNFRIEELCRAYPSADSTKRMLIERKIAALKIELDASYKQGKKIGLRSGLYNNITIPSIFNSGCAIGKRGITALEIEGNKIRLVYWYNGKQGRKFISDRDNRPMELASTGFSRVVLNEDSLDYVFSRIRLLA; via the coding sequence ATGAGTCTTCATAATAAGAAGCATCCCCATCTTGAGCATCTGCTTAAAAAAGCAAGTTCTGTCAGCCTTGATAACTCCTCGAAAGTTCTGATTCTCAGCGACCTGCACATGGGCAATGGTGGCAGGCGCGATGAGTTCAGGCGGAATGCCGAACTGGTTAAAACCATGCTCGGGAGTTATTATTTACCAGAAAAATACAGTCTTGTTCTTAATGGTGATGTGGAAGAGCTGTTCAAGTTTTCACTCGAAAGCATAGTATCGGAGTGGGGTGATTTCTACGATCTTTTTCTCAAGTTTGGGCAGAATGGCTTCTTCTGGAAAACCTACGGGAACCATGATGCTGAACTGCTTGATGAGAAAGAATATCGCCTCGCTTCATCGATGGTTGAATCGCTGAAATTTCATTATGGAAATGAAACACTTCTGCTTTTTCATGGCCACCAGGCGTCGGTGCTATTATGGGAAACCTACCCAATGGTCAGTCGGGCCATTGTCCTTTTTATTCGCTATATCGCCAAACCTGTCGGCATAAGAAATTTTTCCACTGCCTATAACAGTACCAGACGATTTGCCATCGAAAAATCGATTTACGAGTTCTCAAACCAGGCAAAAATTGTCTCCATCATAGGTCACACCCACCGCCCCCTGTTTGAATCACTCTCAAAAGTGGATTTTCTGAACTTCAGAATTGAGGAACTCTGCCGGGCATACCCTTCGGCGGATAGTACAAAACGCATGCTTATCGAGCGCAAAATTGCAGCGTTGAAAATTGAGCTTGACGCCAGCTACAAACAGGGTAAGAAAATTGGTCTCCGGAGTGGTCTGTACAACAATATCACCATTCCAAGTATTTTTAATTCCGGCTGTGCCATTGGAAAACGGGGTATTACGGCACTTGAAATCGAAGGAAACAAAATCAGGCTGGTATACTGGTACAACGGCAAGCAGGGCCGCAAGTTCATCAGCGACAGGGATAACAGGCCAATGGAGCTTGCTTCGACCGGTTTTTCGCGGGTAGTTCTGAACGAAGACTCACTCGATTATGTCTTTTCCCGCATTCGGCTTCTGGCCTGA
- a CDS encoding type II toxin-antitoxin system PemK/MazF family toxin, giving the protein MKTFQCAQIWLVNFDPSFGHEYQKIRPALIIQHEDYIASGNLLTVIPISSQIVNPSELDILITANSRNRLMKNSLLKTKQISSFDKKRFIKLIGRADSEIMAKMNSHLQRFICGK; this is encoded by the coding sequence ATGAAAACCTTTCAATGTGCTCAGATATGGCTGGTAAATTTTGATCCAAGCTTTGGACACGAATACCAGAAAATCCGGCCCGCTCTTATTATTCAGCACGAGGATTATATTGCATCAGGAAATTTACTGACGGTTATTCCGATTTCATCGCAAATAGTCAATCCGTCGGAACTTGATATTCTGATAACAGCAAATTCCCGGAACAGACTCATGAAAAATTCTCTTCTCAAAACGAAACAGATCAGTTCTTTCGACAAAAAACGATTTATCAAACTTATCGGAAGAGCTGACTCAGAGATAATGGCGAAAATGAACAGCCATCTGCAGCGTTTTATTTGTGGGAAATAG
- a CDS encoding nucleotidyltransferase substrate binding protein, translated as MTLDLSSLIKAIASLEKSINSYQVCAANSTLTKEDIETVKAGVIQNFEVAYEQCWKFMKRWIEQNVSAGVVDGVTRRELFRVSAENRLLDDVALWMEFHQSRNLTSHTYDSNNADHAFGSALLFIGAAKEFLARLESRND; from the coding sequence ATGACACTTGATCTGAGCAGCCTGATAAAAGCGATTGCCTCACTCGAAAAGTCGATCAACAGTTATCAGGTATGCGCCGCAAACAGTACGCTGACCAAAGAGGATATTGAGACCGTCAAGGCCGGAGTGATACAGAACTTTGAAGTTGCCTATGAGCAGTGCTGGAAGTTCATGAAGCGCTGGATTGAGCAAAATGTCAGTGCCGGTGTGGTTGATGGGGTAACTCGCCGTGAGTTGTTCCGGGTCAGTGCCGAGAACCGGCTTCTTGATGATGTAGCATTATGGATGGAGTTTCATCAGTCGAGAAACCTCACCTCTCACACTTATGATTCCAATAATGCCGATCACGCCTTTGGTTCGGCATTACTCTTTATTGGTGCGGCCAAAGAGTTTCTTGCGCGACTGGAGAGCAGGAATGATTGA
- a CDS encoding helix-turn-helix domain-containing protein: MDDLKYQPVEHNHEEFLRKAMVNKEFKAGYEALGPKYALIRELLAARQRSGMTQEAVALKIGTSKSAISRLESGSKHTPSVATLRKYADAVGCELEIKLIKKKEPQKI; the protein is encoded by the coding sequence ATGGATGATCTCAAATACCAGCCTGTGGAGCACAATCACGAAGAATTTCTCCGCAAGGCAATGGTAAATAAAGAATTTAAAGCGGGGTATGAGGCTCTTGGACCGAAGTATGCCCTGATACGGGAACTCCTTGCCGCCCGCCAGCGCTCAGGCATGACGCAAGAAGCTGTTGCTCTGAAAATAGGCACGTCAAAAAGTGCCATCTCCAGACTGGAATCCGGCAGCAAGCATACCCCCTCTGTTGCCACGCTGAGGAAATACGCCGATGCAGTTGGCTGCGAACTGGAAATCAAACTGATCAAAAAAAAGGAACCGCAAAAGATCTGA
- a CDS encoding formylglycine-generating enzyme family protein: MKRADGVNWRCGVSGSVWPQSEENHPVLHVSWNDAVAYCKWLSAKTGKRFRLPTAGGQTFGAKKPLITGTACLQLSAR; the protein is encoded by the coding sequence GTGAAACGAGCGGATGGAGTAAACTGGCGTTGTGGAGTATCGGGCAGTGTATGGCCTCAGAGCGAAGAGAATCATCCGGTGTTGCATGTGAGCTGGAATGATGCAGTAGCGTACTGCAAATGGCTCTCGGCAAAGACAGGGAAACGTTTTCGTCTGCCCACCGCAGGTGGGCAGACGTTTGGAGCCAAAAAACCGCTTATCACAGGCACTGCATGCCTTCAGCTTTCCGCTCGGTAG
- a CDS encoding phytoene/squalene synthase family protein, protein MNHNDNPNSTGTKTEKLITLEDAYSYCRQISQHHAKTFYLASMFLPKKQQKPIFAIYALLRTVDDVVDMAEVKLNNGLITSEEIQRILEEWKSKLTACYGGKTGNDPIMIAWHDTLKSYSIPIELPLDLMDGVAMDIEFKPFETFDDLYVYCYKVAAVVGLMTSEIFGYSDKRALEHAIELGIAMQLTNILRDIGEDVDRGRIYLPLEDLRRFNYSKEEMMQKKINDNFLNLMKFQIERARGYYRSSDKGIPMLEKESRFGVAISSVNYGNILTAIEKNQYDVFSTRAYRSFFQKISTIPYVWLKTRSGS, encoded by the coding sequence ATGAATCACAACGATAACCCAAACAGTACAGGCACGAAGACCGAAAAGCTGATAACGCTTGAAGATGCCTATAGCTACTGTCGGCAGATTTCACAGCATCATGCAAAAACCTTCTATCTTGCAAGTATGTTTCTGCCAAAAAAACAGCAGAAACCGATTTTCGCCATCTACGCATTGCTGCGCACGGTTGATGACGTTGTCGATATGGCCGAGGTTAAACTGAACAACGGCCTGATTACCAGCGAAGAGATCCAGAGGATACTTGAAGAGTGGAAATCAAAGCTTACAGCGTGCTACGGCGGCAAAACCGGCAATGACCCCATCATGATTGCCTGGCACGATACCCTGAAAAGCTATTCGATCCCGATAGAACTCCCGCTCGACCTGATGGATGGCGTTGCCATGGATATCGAGTTCAAGCCATTCGAGACCTTCGATGACCTCTACGTCTACTGTTACAAAGTTGCCGCCGTCGTCGGGCTGATGACCTCCGAAATATTTGGCTACAGCGACAAACGGGCACTTGAACATGCCATAGAGCTTGGCATTGCCATGCAGTTGACCAACATCCTGCGCGACATTGGCGAAGATGTTGACCGTGGCAGAATCTACCTTCCGCTTGAGGATCTGCGCCGTTTCAACTATTCGAAAGAGGAGATGATGCAGAAAAAAATAAACGACAACTTTCTCAATCTGATGAAGTTTCAGATCGAACGGGCAAGAGGTTACTACCGCTCCTCCGACAAAGGAATCCCCATGCTTGAAAAAGAGAGCCGCTTTGGTGTCGCCATCAGCAGCGTCAACTATGGCAATATTTTAACCGCCATTGAGAAAAACCAGTACGATGTCTTTTCAACAAGGGCCTATCGCTCTTTTTTTCAGAAAATCAGCACCATACCCTACGTCTGGCTGAAAACCCGTTCAGGCTCGTGA
- the ybeY gene encoding rRNA maturation RNase YbeY produces the protein MMLQIHNTTKKEIPEQLLEKAVLLVLENEGFTVESIVGVYCGNKMIQRINREFLGHDYPTDTITFRYNKGAEIDGEFYISLDVVKENAARFSVDFQQELLRVTLHSALHLIGYGDQSAEERRLIEEKEAFYLTRSGAATL, from the coding sequence ATGATGCTGCAAATCCATAATACCACCAAAAAGGAGATTCCGGAGCAACTGCTTGAAAAAGCGGTTCTTCTGGTTCTGGAAAACGAAGGTTTTACGGTTGAGTCGATTGTGGGTGTCTACTGCGGCAACAAAATGATCCAGCGCATTAACCGTGAGTTTCTCGGTCATGATTATCCAACTGATACCATTACCTTTCGTTACAACAAAGGAGCTGAAATCGATGGGGAGTTTTATATCTCGCTCGATGTGGTGAAGGAAAATGCTGCCAGATTCTCGGTTGATTTTCAGCAAGAACTTCTTCGTGTTACCCTCCATTCAGCGCTTCATCTTATCGGTTATGGTGATCAGTCAGCCGAAGAACGGAGACTGATTGAGGAAAAAGAGGCATTTTATCTCACCCGTTCAGGAGCGGCAACACTATAA
- a CDS encoding type II toxin-antitoxin system RelE/ParE family toxin yields the protein MAYRIDYFHPRILKEIEGWPESIKTDYARIVELLMDYGHDLRMPCSRAMGNGLFEIRPKGKDGIGRALYCFQTGELIIIPHAFIKKSQATPRKEMVLALKRMKEVING from the coding sequence ATGGCTTATCGAATTGACTATTTTCACCCTCGGATACTGAAAGAGATTGAGGGTTGGCCGGAGTCGATCAAGACTGATTACGCACGCATTGTTGAATTGCTTATGGATTACGGCCATGATTTGCGTATGCCCTGTTCACGGGCAATGGGAAATGGCTTGTTTGAGATTCGGCCCAAGGGAAAGGATGGCATTGGAAGAGCACTCTACTGTTTTCAGACAGGAGAGCTAATCATTATCCCGCACGCATTTATCAAGAAATCGCAAGCGACGCCACGAAAAGAGATGGTGCTCGCGCTTAAAAGAATGAAGGAGGTAATCAATGGATGA
- a CDS encoding DUF4332 domain-containing protein, with product MNLTINDLSCQAVPGQTLGKVARLNHSHVGYVCGGHGVCQACYVTVQEGGECLSPLTEIENAFLSERQIQSGGRLACQATIEKEGTLKLLSRPEEVRRMLFGNPLALFAYGAVMGWDVAAKIVPGVQNLAGRIARGEMNGKELPGDLLESVGAALQLVLTSASQMIPFREELMALFEAPLSHQLPATLEPVMLKVSSTVVQPVVAVSAPAVQPPEAVDVASLEGIKEEHALKLVKAGVKSFENLLERGRDRNGRKELSGATGLGENDVLTLINRADLARIKGVGFSWSELLEASGVDTVPELAQRNPLNLHAKMQEVNKQKKMVQQLPSIDQLKAWIGQAKKLPRIVMY from the coding sequence ATGAATCTCACTATTAATGATCTCTCCTGTCAGGCTGTGCCCGGTCAGACACTTGGAAAGGTTGCGCGGCTCAATCACAGCCATGTTGGCTACGTATGTGGTGGGCATGGTGTTTGCCAGGCCTGCTATGTCACGGTACAGGAAGGGGGTGAGTGTCTCTCTCCGCTTACGGAGATTGAAAATGCCTTTTTGTCTGAGCGACAGATTCAGAGTGGCGGACGTCTTGCCTGTCAGGCGACCATTGAAAAAGAGGGTACCCTGAAGCTGCTCTCCCGCCCTGAAGAGGTGCGCAGAATGCTGTTTGGCAATCCTCTTGCCCTGTTCGCCTATGGCGCCGTCATGGGATGGGATGTTGCGGCAAAGATTGTGCCCGGTGTTCAAAATCTTGCTGGAAGGATAGCAAGGGGAGAGATGAACGGAAAGGAACTCCCGGGAGATCTTCTGGAGTCTGTTGGCGCTGCCCTGCAGCTTGTTTTGACTTCAGCATCGCAAATGATTCCTTTCAGGGAAGAGCTCATGGCTCTGTTTGAGGCGCCACTCTCTCACCAGCTTCCTGCAACACTTGAGCCGGTGATGCTGAAAGTCTCCTCCACGGTAGTTCAGCCGGTTGTTGCTGTTTCAGCCCCAGCCGTGCAGCCACCAGAGGCCGTTGATGTTGCATCTCTCGAAGGTATAAAAGAAGAACATGCCTTGAAGCTGGTCAAGGCTGGCGTGAAGAGTTTTGAAAATCTCCTTGAAAGAGGGCGCGACAGAAACGGTCGAAAGGAGCTTTCGGGTGCAACCGGCCTTGGTGAGAACGATGTTCTTACATTGATCAACCGTGCTGATCTGGCAAGAATTAAGGGGGTTGGATTTTCCTGGTCTGAATTGCTCGAAGCTTCCGGCGTTGATACGGTTCCCGAGCTGGCACAGCGTAATCCGTTGAATCTTCATGCGAAAATGCAGGAGGTCAACAAACAGAAGAAAATGGTTCAACAGCTTCCTTCAATAGATCAGCTCAAAGCGTGGATCGGTCAGGCAAAAAAACTGCCCCGCATCGTCATGTACTGA
- a CDS encoding nucleotidyltransferase family protein, whose translation MIDVAPEHLEMVLTLLSNYLPDCEVRAFGSRFSGTAKPYSDLDLAVIGQNRLDWRILAELKEAFQESELPFRVDLLDWNTISDEFRAVIEKSGYEVISGKSSGFGA comes from the coding sequence ATGATTGATGTCGCACCGGAGCATCTTGAAATGGTGCTCACTCTTCTGTCTAACTACCTCCCCGATTGTGAAGTGCGGGCTTTTGGCTCCCGCTTCAGCGGAACAGCAAAGCCTTATTCCGATCTTGATTTGGCTGTAATCGGGCAAAACAGGCTCGACTGGCGAATTCTTGCCGAGCTGAAAGAGGCTTTTCAGGAGTCGGAACTCCCCTTCCGGGTCGATCTGCTCGACTGGAATACAATTTCGGATGAATTTCGTGCCGTTATCGAAAAAAGCGGGTATGAAGTGATTTCCGGGAAATCGTCTGGTTTTGGTGCTTGA
- the trmH gene encoding tRNA (guanosine(18)-2'-O)-methyltransferase TrmH, with protein sequence MLLHRQPDLTVIMDNVNKAHNLSAIIRSCDGVGIDEIHAVSYRKSIYAKQNAAAGASKWLTLTLHPDIASAYRKVSACGMQILVATGKEGSRDFRAIDYTVPTALVMGAEWDGISEEAIKGADHAITVPMFGMVESLNVSVATAVILFEAQRQRAEKGMYKRQQLEENCFERMLFEHAYPRLSREFREKECAYPRLDADGRICSNEQKNAGQ encoded by the coding sequence ATGCTGCTACATCGCCAGCCTGATCTGACGGTTATCATGGATAACGTCAACAAGGCGCATAACCTGTCGGCAATTATACGCAGTTGTGATGGTGTCGGGATCGACGAAATCCATGCTGTTTCATACCGTAAATCTATCTATGCCAAACAGAATGCTGCTGCTGGTGCAAGCAAGTGGCTGACGCTAACCCTCCATCCTGATATTGCATCGGCTTACAGAAAGGTATCGGCTTGCGGTATGCAAATCCTTGTCGCAACCGGCAAAGAGGGGTCACGGGATTTCAGGGCGATCGATTATACGGTTCCAACGGCTCTTGTAATGGGAGCAGAATGGGATGGTATATCAGAAGAGGCGATTAAGGGGGCAGATCATGCCATTACGGTGCCCATGTTTGGTATGGTGGAATCATTGAATGTTTCTGTAGCAACAGCGGTCATTTTGTTTGAAGCACAGCGACAGCGGGCCGAAAAAGGGATGTATAAACGACAGCAGCTTGAAGAGAATTGCTTTGAACGGATGCTCTTTGAGCACGCCTACCCCCGTCTGAGCCGTGAGTTCAGGGAAAAGGAGTGTGCCTATCCACGACTTGATGCTGATGGCAGGATTTGCTCAAACGAGCAGAAAAATGCCGGGCAGTGA
- the lysS gene encoding lysine--tRNA ligase, with product MHTEKDPNKNTPEQQTPISLNDQMQRRLEERQQLMEAGVNPYPTHFEVTHSSGEIIANFVEEAKTPVSVAGRIMTIRKMGKASFFHLQDSAGRIQIYMKKDEVGDATYDTFKLLDIGDIIGIKGFTFKTRTGEISVHAESLELLTKSLRPIPVAKEKEVDGEKVVFDAFSDKELRYRQRYVDLIVNPEVKETFIKRSAIVSFMRNAFTGKGWLEVETPILQPIYGGAAARPFTTHHNALDMQLYLRIANELYLKRLIVGGFDGVFEFAKDFRNEGIDRFHNPEFTQVELYVAYKDYNWMMEMVEELFSQTALAVNKSEVTTFLGNEISLKPPFRRLSIIDAITEYTGQNIAGQSEEQLRYTAKDLGLELDPKISSGKIIDEIFGEFVEPKLIQPTFIIDYPTEMSPLAKEHPSQPGIVERFELIIGGKEVCNSFSELNDPVIQRERLESQAKLRQRGDEEAMIVDEDFLRAIEYGMPPCAGIGIGIDRLVMILTGQDSIREVIFFPHLKPE from the coding sequence ATGCATACAGAGAAGGATCCGAACAAGAATACCCCGGAACAGCAAACCCCGATTTCGCTGAACGACCAGATGCAGCGCCGTCTTGAAGAGCGCCAGCAGCTTATGGAGGCAGGAGTCAACCCCTATCCCACCCATTTTGAGGTCACCCACTCCTCCGGTGAGATTATTGCAAATTTCGTAGAGGAGGCCAAAACGCCGGTCTCTGTGGCCGGACGCATCATGACCATCCGCAAGATGGGCAAAGCCTCCTTTTTCCACCTTCAGGACTCCGCAGGCCGCATCCAGATCTACATGAAAAAGGATGAAGTTGGCGACGCCACCTACGACACCTTCAAACTGCTCGACATCGGCGATATCATCGGCATCAAGGGCTTTACCTTCAAAACCAGAACCGGCGAAATCTCCGTCCATGCCGAATCGCTGGAACTGCTCACCAAATCGCTGCGCCCTATACCCGTCGCCAAAGAGAAAGAGGTTGATGGCGAAAAGGTTGTTTTTGACGCCTTCAGCGACAAGGAGCTTCGTTACCGCCAGCGCTATGTTGACCTCATCGTCAATCCGGAGGTCAAAGAGACGTTTATCAAACGGAGCGCCATCGTCTCCTTCATGCGCAACGCTTTTACCGGCAAGGGATGGCTCGAGGTTGAAACGCCGATTCTGCAACCCATCTACGGCGGCGCAGCGGCTCGTCCCTTTACGACGCACCATAATGCGCTCGACATGCAGCTCTACCTGCGCATTGCCAACGAACTCTACCTCAAGCGGCTCATCGTCGGCGGCTTTGACGGCGTCTTTGAGTTTGCCAAGGATTTCCGCAACGAAGGGATCGACCGCTTCCACAACCCTGAGTTCACCCAGGTTGAACTCTACGTTGCCTACAAGGATTACAACTGGATGATGGAAATGGTCGAAGAGCTCTTCAGCCAGACCGCTTTGGCCGTCAACAAGAGCGAAGTGACCACCTTTCTCGGCAACGAAATCAGCCTCAAGCCCCCTTTCCGCCGCCTGAGTATCATCGACGCCATTACCGAATACACCGGCCAGAATATTGCAGGACAATCCGAAGAGCAACTGCGCTACACCGCAAAGGATCTCGGCCTTGAACTCGACCCCAAAATCAGCAGCGGCAAGATCATCGATGAAATTTTCGGCGAATTTGTGGAGCCCAAGCTCATTCAGCCAACCTTCATCATCGACTACCCCACCGAGATGTCGCCCCTTGCCAAGGAGCACCCCTCACAACCCGGCATTGTTGAGCGCTTTGAGCTGATCATCGGCGGTAAAGAGGTCTGCAACTCCTTCTCCGAACTCAACGACCCCGTCATCCAGCGCGAAAGGCTCGAATCGCAGGCAAAACTGCGCCAGCGCGGCGACGAAGAGGCCATGATTGTTGACGAGGATTTCCTCCGCGCCATCGAATACGGCATGCCTCCATGCGCTGGCATCGGCATTGGCATTGACCGCCTCGTCATGATTCTGACCGGGCAGGACTCCATCAGGGAGGTTATTTTCTTCCCGCATTTGAAACCGGAGTAG
- the hflX gene encoding GTPase HflX: MNTVTSENRREKAVLVGLCSPPEIPRSLVEEYLDELAFLADTAGADTVESFIQDKKLRDPAYCIGKGKVEELVLFVKEKEIDLVIFDDDLSPAQARNLEKSLECKVIDRTGLILQIFAIRAQSAQAKMQVELAQLEYMLPRLSGQWTHLSKQKGGIGNKGPGETQIETDRRLVRNRIALLKKKLREVSLQHDTQTRGRQTVPRVSLVGYTNAGKSTLMNALCPEAEAFAENRLFATLDTKTRRLELNINKLVLLSDTVGFIRKLPHTLVESFKSTLDEVLQADFLLHVIDISHPGFEDQMQIVRDTLKEIGVGHDNIIDVFNKIDALEDPSILRTMSEKYPDAVFISARRGLNLSLLKEMIGQQVARDYSERKISVHVSNYKLITWLYEHTEVIDKRHVDEEVELTFRVRKNELKHIDALINSSQTLIDDAANP; the protein is encoded by the coding sequence TTGAATACTGTTACTTCTGAAAATAGAAGGGAAAAGGCCGTTCTTGTCGGACTCTGTTCCCCCCCTGAAATACCCCGTTCCCTTGTTGAGGAATATCTCGACGAGCTTGCTTTTCTTGCCGATACCGCCGGAGCCGATACGGTGGAATCGTTTATACAGGACAAAAAACTGCGCGACCCAGCCTACTGTATCGGAAAAGGGAAGGTTGAGGAATTGGTACTTTTTGTCAAGGAGAAGGAGATAGATCTTGTCATTTTTGATGACGATCTTTCCCCCGCCCAAGCAAGAAACCTTGAAAAGTCACTCGAATGCAAGGTTATTGACCGTACCGGGCTTATCCTGCAGATCTTTGCCATAAGGGCTCAATCGGCCCAGGCAAAGATGCAGGTCGAACTTGCCCAGCTCGAATACATGCTTCCCCGTCTTTCCGGGCAGTGGACTCACCTCTCGAAACAGAAGGGAGGAATTGGTAACAAAGGCCCTGGTGAAACCCAGATCGAGACTGACCGTCGTCTGGTTCGCAACCGGATCGCCCTGCTGAAAAAGAAGCTTCGGGAGGTATCGCTGCAGCACGATACCCAGACTCGCGGACGGCAGACGGTGCCGAGAGTCTCTCTTGTGGGCTATACCAATGCAGGCAAATCAACCCTGATGAATGCCCTCTGCCCCGAGGCTGAGGCTTTTGCCGAAAACAGGCTCTTTGCAACGCTCGATACCAAAACCCGCCGTCTTGAACTGAACATCAACAAGCTTGTGCTGCTTTCGGATACGGTTGGTTTTATCCGCAAACTTCCGCATACGCTTGTCGAGAGTTTCAAATCGACCCTTGACGAGGTACTTCAGGCCGACTTCCTGCTCCATGTGATTGATATCAGCCATCCCGGTTTTGAGGATCAGATGCAGATTGTACGTGATACCCTCAAGGAGATCGGTGTCGGGCACGACAACATCATTGATGTTTTCAACAAGATTGACGCCCTCGAAGATCCCTCGATCCTTCGAACAATGAGCGAGAAATATCCAGATGCAGTTTTTATTTCTGCCAGGCGGGGACTCAATCTTTCACTTCTCAAGGAGATGATTGGCCAGCAGGTTGCCCGTGATTACTCCGAACGCAAAATCAGCGTGCATGTCTCCAATTATAAATTGATCACCTGGCTCTACGAACATACTGAAGTTATCGATAAACGCCATGTTGATGAGGAGGTTGAGCTGACCTTCAGAGTACGGAAAAATGAGCTCAAACATATTGATGCCCTTATCAACTCATCACAAACACTGATCGATGATGCTGCAAATCCATAA